From the Fusobacterium ulcerans ATCC 49185 genome, the window ATACTTCCCACTGGCCCGCCTACTGCTGTTCCTATTCCACTTCCAATCATGCTTCCAAGATTTCCCTCAGTTCCTCCACCTAAAGCTCCACTTATTATATTTCCTATTCCCATTCCTTGATTAAAGTTTTCAAATCCAGGTATTGCCTTATTTCCAAGAAATCCAGCTAATTTCTCTGCTCCAATACTTGTATTTTTAAATGCTTCAAATAAAGAACTTCCTGTTCCTAATACATTAGAGATATCTTTTATAGATTGTTTACCTGTAACCTCTCCTAACATTTGAAACATACTTGAAAGATTTTTAAGTCCTGTCCCTGCATTATTAATAGAATTTTGAATATTTACTTGTATATCATTATATTTTTTATCATTTTCTTCTTTTTCACTATTGGTTTTAATTATTTCCAATTTAGAATCTATATTTTCAATATCAATTTTTGTTGCTCCAGGTTTATTTTTTTGATGTTGAAAAAGCTTTTCTATTTTTTCATCTTCAAGTTTTTTTAAATTAATTTCATGTTTTTGCTTTTCTATTTTAATCTCATTCATTTTTCTCTCTGCTAAAAGTTTTTCTATTTTTTTATTAAACTCTTTTGTCTCTTCTAAAACTTTTTTATTATAGTCAACATTTATTTTTAATTCTTCTTGTTTGTATTTTTCTTCAGCATCATTTTTATTTACTTTTTTTTCTTCAACCTTTTTTAATTCTGTAATATTATTCTTTGCTTTTTTTTCAACTATTTTTTTTTCCTTTTCATTATCAAATATATTATTTATAATATTTTTTTCTTCTACATCTTTTATTGCTGTTTGTTTTAAATTTTCAAGTTCTTTTATTCTCTTTTCATTTTTGATATATCTTTCTAATTCTTCATTTTTCCCTTTTGATCCTTCTCTTTTTTTCATATTTTCAATTGATTCTAATACAACTTTTCTATCTTCTTCTTTAATATTTGCCTTATTCTTTCCACCTGCCATTTTTTTACCTAACTTGGGAGTTACTCGTAACTGATGCTTTTGTTCATATTTACTATTTTCATTAAATAATTTTTGATATTCTTTTTCATATTCTAAATATTTTTCTTGAGAATCTATTATATAATTTCTTAAGTCAAGTTTTGATTTTGTTTCATCTTTTTGACTGAGATAATCTGCATAACTAATCTCTTTCATTTTAAATTTTTCATAAGAATTAGCTAGTCTTACATCTGCTTTTTTTAAATATTCTAATACTTTATTCAACTTTTTTTGTTCTTTTATTGTTAAAACTTGTTTGTTATCCAATTCATTTAATATTTTTAAATTTTTTTCTATTTCAATACTAATTTGTTTTTCTGCTTTTACATTTTCTTCTGCTTCTTCAATTATTTCTTGTATCTTTTTTTGAGCAAGCTCATAACTCTCTTGAACTGCTAATCCTATCATTGCACTAATTATAGCATCTGCAATAACTTTCGCTGTTATTAGGTCCATTTTATACCTCCTTCCAAATCTTAATTTATTCTCTTCTTATCCAACAATATTCCTATCTCATGAAATGTTGAATAATCTCTATATTCTTCTTTTTTCTTTCTCCCAAGAATATCTATTGTTTCTTTGCTTCCAACTATCCCAGCTATTGTATTAATCAATGCATTAGTATGAAACACTTCTCTTTCTAAATGCTTATAATCAGCTTCAAATATGAGATTTATATCCCAATAAGTCATATCTAATACCTCTTCCTGCTTATATCCTTTGCTCATCAATGTAATAATAAGCTCTCTAAAATCAATTTTCTCTGATTTTTTTTCTTCAATTTTTATATCTGATTTTTCTTTAATCTCTATATTTAAAGGATTTCCAGCTTCTTCTATCAATTTTTGAAAAACTTTATAAAACATCTCATAGCTTTCTTTGATATCAGGATAACTTTCCAGAAACTCTTCATAAGAAAGTTGAGATCCCTGAAGTGAACAATAGATTATCTTAGTAATAATTTCTAAATTTCCCATTCCTGCCTTTTTATACATTTCAATCTCATCTGGATAATATTTTGAAAGTTTTATTCTTGCTCTTAAATTAAGTTTTAATTTATATTCTTTATCATTTATTTCTACTCTCATTTAGCCTCCCATCTTATTTTTTTAAATCAAAATATTTGAATATTTTCATTTAAAAGAACAAGGGAAAGGGGATTTCTCCCCTATTCTCCTTATTGAAATACTTTCTTTTCTATCATTCCTGATTGAAGTTTTAAGCTTGCTGTATAAGACAGAGCACTTCCACCATCTAGAGTTCCTGAATGTGTAAATTCTGCGACTTTATAAACTCCTTCAATATATGGAGTATTTCTTTGTTTTAATGCTCCATGTCTTGCTTTAATAGTAAATTCACCATCAAATGCAAAGTTTATTGTAGCTACTGAAGGAAAATCTGGATGATAGTATCCTTGAATTCCATCAATTGAAGATGTTTTTAATCCTCCTATTGCACTTTCATATCCATTTGAATGTTTGTTGTTTGTACTTATTTCTGCCTGCTGCTCAGTAGATGAAAAATCTGTTATTTGAGCTACATCAATATATCCATCATTTTCAAGTAAAATAGCATTTATAAAAGCTGAATTTACAGGTTCATTTGCTAACGTAATTGAACTTGCAGTTGTTGCAGTTACTTTTACTATTTCAACAAGATTAGGGTTTGCCATTCCTTTAAAATTTTCAGCAGTTGCTAATCCAGCTAATTCAGATTTATCAAATAGAGCTACTACAACATTTTTAGGTGCTGCCATTACTTCTGCTGTACCTGTTGTGATTGTGAATTCTTTTCCAGCTAATGTTCCTGTCAAAAGCTCCATTTTTGGAATTATAGTTTTCATTGAATCTGTATATTCACTTTCATTTTTTATAGCTTCATATGCCTGCATTCCAATGTAAAGGCCAGCTCCATTAGGCTGTACCTCTAAAAATCTTTCCTTACTGTTGTGTACTACTTCTTTTATATTTACCACTTTGTATACCTCCTGTATTTTTCTTTGTTTTAGGTTCTCATGTTAAATTCTCCAGAATTTTCAATTACTTATTTTCATATCTTTAAATGTCAAATCAAGGTTTTTATTTCTTACATGAAAGAGTTCATTCATCCCAATATTAAAATATTGATGCTCTGATAAATTAATTTAACTTTTTATACTTTTTTGTATAATGTTTTTTAAAAAAAATATTAAAAATAAATAACCATAGTCCTTGAAAATTAACATAAGAACCAAGGGAAACATTGTTTACCTCAATTGTGAATCTGTTTTTAATAGGTTTTAGATATTTCATGAAATCATCTTAAATTTATTATACAATTTTGTATAATAAAAGTCAATAGAAATTTTTATATTATTTTTCTTTCATTTTAAAATGTTCTCTTTTACTGTTTATTTAGTTTCTTTTTTCTTTTCGATTAGTCCTTTAAGCATACTTTCTATCATTTCTCTTTCATTCATATCTAGTTTATCTATATATGACATCAAAGGATCTTTTCTTCTTTTAGTTGTATTATTTATTACCTGGATAACTTTTCCATAAGCTGTTATATCACTATTTTCTATCCTTAAATCTCCATATTCCTTATTATCACTTTCTAATACATACTCACCATTTTTATATTTTAATCTTTTTACCAGCCCATCAGCATGATCGCTTCCTTTAGTCAAAAACACACCTATTTCTCCAACTTCTGGCATCAATTCTGTATTTACAACAACAATAGACCCATCTAAAATAGTATCTTCCATAGAATTTCCCTGTACTAAAATAGCAACTATATTATTACCAGCTGTCTTTGGTATTGAAATAAAATCTATAGGTTCAGCAATAGTTTCTCTCCCTAGTCCAGCAGAAACACTTGAAAATAATGGAACCTCCATCAGTTTTATTGGTTTTATATTTTTTAGTTCAAGAATATTATCTTTAATTACTTTTGGTGTTTTATCAATAGCTATCGCCATTGTAATTTCTTTTTTTTCTTGAGAACTTAAATTAAAACCAGAGACAAATTTATCAATAAAATCATTTTTAGGAGTTCTTCTCCCAGTCTTATAATGACCTATTGTAGCAACAGGAACCCCTGTTTCTCTCGAAATCTGTTCTAAATTATATCCATTTTTTTTCATAAAATTTTCAAGATATTTTGAAAATTCCTTTTTTTTCTCCATCTCACTCCCACCTTTCTATGTTAATTTATTTCTATTATATCTTTTTTATACAAATTTGTAAAATATTTTATCTGAATTTGTATAATTTTGTCGTTTATTAATTATCATACAATAATAAATTTAAAATTTATTGAGCAAAAATAAAGAGCCCTGATTTCTCAAGGCTCTATATATAATCATTAAGATAATTGATTGTATGTTTACTTTTTTTCTATATCCTTCATGAAAAGTTTAAATCCCATCTCATCATATTTAAACTCTGCTCCCTTGAACATTGTTAATGATGATATATTGTCTGATTTAACCAATCCAGTCAGTATTTCAAGACCATTATCTCTAGCTTTTTCCTCAGCATATTTTAAGAGTTTTTTTCCTATAGCCCTATTTTGAAAATCTTTTCTTACACCTATAAGGTCTACCCACATTCCATCATAATGAAGATTACTTACATAAAGTAATCCTAGATAAGCAACTGGAATATTCTCTTCATAGTATACAAATACTCTGTAATGATCATTCTTTTTTATCTTTTCACACAGTATCTCAGAAGTATATGGTATATCTTGAAAAGATTCACTGTCTATCAATAACAATTCATCTGCCATTTTCAAAGAACCATCAAACTCTTTTATCATAACATCACACTCCCTGCTGTTGTGAAAATATATCTGTTATTTATTAGAAATAGATTCTACTCCTGGTAATTTTTTACCTTCTAAGTATTCTAGAGAAGCTCCTCCACCTGTAGAGATATGAGTAAATTTATCAGCATATCCTAAGCTTATAGCTGCAGCTGCTGAATCTCCTCCTCCTATGATAGTAGTTGCTCCTTTAAGGTTAGCTATAGCTTCACATACTCCTATAGTTCCTTTTGCGTAACTAGGCATTTCAAATACACCCATTGGTCCATTCCACACTACTGTTTTAGCTCCATTGATTTCTTTTGTGAATAATTCAACAGTTCCAGCTCCAACATCTAATCCCATTTCATCAGAAGGAATTTCATCTACTGATACAGTTTTATGAGGTGCATCATTATTAAATTCTTTTGCTACTACAGCATCTATTGGAAGAATTAATTTCCCATTTGATTTAGCTAATAATTCTTTTGCCAATTCAACTTTATCTTCTTCAACCAATGAAGTTCCTGTATTTTTTCCTAAAGCTTTTAAGAAAGTAAACATCATAGCTCCACCAACTAAAACTTTATCAGCTTTAACTAGTAAATTTTCTATAACTCCAATTTTATCAGATACTTTAGCTCCTCCTAATATTGCTACTAGAGGTCTTTCTGGAGCATCAACAGCTCCTCCTATAAATTTTATTTCTTTTTCCATTAAGAATCCTGCTGCTGTTTTTCCTTCTCCAATGTTTGCTGCAATACCTACATTTGAAGCATGTGCTCTGTGAGCAGTTCCAAATGCATCATTTACAAAAACATCTCCTAAAGAAGCCCAATATTTTCCTAATTCAGGATCATTTTTAGATTCTTTTTTACCATCAAGATCTTCAAATCTTGTGTTTTCAAACATCATGATTTCTCCATCTTTTAGTCCAGCAACTGCTGCTTCTAATTCAGCACCTCTTGTAGCAGGTACAAATTTAACTGGTTGTCCTAAAAGTTCAGCTAATCTTTCAGAAACTGCTTTTAAAGATTTTTTAGCTAAATCTTCCTCAGTTTTTACTTTTCCTAAGTGAGAAAAAGCTATTACTTTCCCTCCATTTTCAAGTACATATTTGATAGTTGGAAGAGCTGCAACTATTCTGTTGTCATCAGTTATTTTTCCATCTTTCATAGGTACATTAAAATCTACTCTCATTAATACTTTTTTACCTTTAACATCTAAATCTGTTACTATCTTCTTAGCCATTATTTTCATTCCTCCAAATTTGTTTTTAAAAATAGCGGAACCTTTAAGTTCCGCTATTCATTTCTATTTAGTTATTCCAAATTCAGTAATTATTTAGATAATTCTACGAATTTTTTAAGAGTTCTGATTAATTGAGAAGTGTAAGACATTTCATTGTCATACCAAGCAACAGTTTTAACTAATTGTCTGTCTCCTACTGTCATTACTCTTGTTTGAGTTGCATCAAATAAAGATCCATAGTGGATTCCAATGATATCACTAGATACTAATTCTTCTTCAGTATATCCAAAAGATTCGTTAGTAGCAGCTTTCATTGCAGCGTTTATTTCTTCTACAGTTACTTGTTTATTAAGAACTGTTACAAGCTCAGTTAATGATCCAGTAATTACAGGAACTCTTTGTGCAGCTCCATCTAATTTTCCTTTTAAAGCTGGAATTACTAATCCAATAGCTTTTGCAGCTCCAGTTGTGTTAGGAACGATGTTAGCAGCAGCAGCTCTTGCTCTTCTAAGATCTCCTTTTTTATGTGGTCCATCAAGTGTATTTTGGTCATTTGTATAAGCATGGATAGTAGTCATTAATCCTTCTACAATTCCATATTTGTCTTCTAATACTTTAGCCATAGGTGCTAAACAGTTAGTAGTACAAGATGCTCCAGAGATAACTGTTTCAGTTCCATCAAGAATATCATCATTTACATTGAAAACTACAGTTTTAAGATCTCCAGTTGCTGGTGCAGAAATAACAACTTTTTTAGCTCCTGCTTTAATATGATCTTCTGCTTTTTCTTTTTTAGTAAAGAATCCAGTACACTCAAGAACTACATCTACTCCTAAATCTCCCCATGGTAAGTTTTTAGGATCAGCTTGTGCAAAAGTTTTGATTGTATGTCCATTAACTACAAAAGCATTTTCTTTAACTTCTATAGTTCCATTGAATCTTCCTTGTGCTGAGTCATATTTAAATAAGTGTGCCAACATATGTGCATCTGTTAAGTCATTAATTGCTACAACATCAAATTCTGGATTCTCAACCATTAATCTTAATGCTAATCTTCCAATTCTTCCAAATCCGTTAATTGCTACTTTAACTGCCATTTGTATTCCTCCTAAAATTTATTATTTTTTATTTTATAGTAATATAGTTTTTTGCTTATTTTCTATATTAACTATATAATATGTTTGCCTCTTTGTCAATTAATATGACAGAACTAATTTTAATCTTTTTACGATTAGTTTTTTATCATGCAGTTTGTTTATTTTCTGCTTTCTTCTCTCTTGTTTTATAGTTTTTATCCTTTTCTGTATTTAGTTTTCTATTTCTGTATCCTTTTTGTTCATCAATTGGTTTTCCTTATGAGCGTTCCATTATTTGATGATGGTAAATAATTCATTGGACTCCCTCCCTTATTCTTCTGATAAGATCTTTTTCATATCATCAGGGATGTCTATTTCCACTGTTTTAAGTTGTCCTGTCTCTACATCTGAAAATTGTGTTTTGTAAGAATGAAGCATCTGTCTTTTAGCTCTTTTATCTTCTCCGCCATAAAGCTCATCTCCTAAGAGAGGATATCCTTCCAGAGCCATGTGAGCTCTGATCTGATGGGTTCTTCCTGTAAGAAGTTCTGCTTCTATCAGAGTAATATCTTTAAATCTTTTTATTACTTTTATTTTAGTTTGAGCTTCTTGACCTCCATTCTCTACAGATATCTCTCTTCTTCTCAGATCATCTCCTATTTTTCCAATAGGTCTGTCTATAAGGAATTCATCTTTTTCTACTATTCCTTTTACTATAGCTTTATAGAATTTATTTACTATCCCTTTTTCTTGAAGAAAAGATTGTGCAAAAGAATTTTTAGCCACTATGATAAGACCTGAAGTATTCATATCCAGCCTGTTGTAAAATCTTGGCACCATTATTTTTCCAGTTGTTTTCAGAAAATAATTTACCACTCCATTAGCAAGTGTCTTATCTACTTTCTTTTGAGTAGGATGCACTATTATGTAGGGATCTTTATCAATAAGAAGTACATTCTTATCTTCATAAGCTACCTTGATTGGTATCTCCATAGGTATTATTCCAGTTTCCTTTTCCTTTTCCTTTATTAAAAGTCTGTTTAGCTTCCTGACCTTCTTGCTATTATTTTTAACTCTTTTTCCATTAAGATATATTTCCAAATTTCTCAAGCCTCTTCCAGAATACCCCTTTGTTTCTTTCAGATATGTTCCTATTTCATAACCATCATACTCTGGTTCTATTATAAATTTTTTCATTAGTTCCTCTCAATTCTTAAGAATTTTTTATGCTTATACTTATATTTTACTATAATTATCAAAAAAAGTTAATCAATATATTTTTAAATCCAATTTCAATCAAATTATTTTTATAATATATTTTATGCATTTATTTTTTATATTGTTAATAGTTAAAAAACGCTATTTTATCTACTTTATATATAGAAATAATATATATATTGAATTTAAAATTTGAATATGCTTACCCTTAAAAGGATATAATAAAAGTTAATTTTTCTCCTATAATATTATATAATATAAGGAGTGAAAAGTTAAATTATATACAGTGTTACACAAGGAGTAAAAAATGAATTTAGATAAACTTGTTGTCTTTGGTATATCTCATAAAGAATTAAGTATGTCTGAACGTGAAAAATTTATTCATCAGAATCCTGAAGAGATTATTAATTCACTTCTATCTCAAAGAAAGATAGATGGTTATGTAAATCTTTCAACATGTCTGAGAGTAGAATTTTATCTTCAAATTGCAGAAAATTTCTCAATTGAAGAACTTTTAGAATGTTTATCTTTTAAGAAAGGGATATTTATAAAAACAGGAGAAACTGCTGCTGAGTATCTTTTTAAAGTAAGTTGTGGTTTTTATTCTGTTATCAAAGGTGAGGATCAAATACTTGCTCAGATAAAAAAAGCTCATGCTTTTGCTATGGAAAATAACACCTCTTCAAAAATACTTAATATTGTATTTAATAAAGCTATAGAGCTTGGAAAAAAATTCAGGACGGAAAGCAAAGTATGCCATAATGCTCTTTCTCTTGAAGCTATTTCTCTGAAATTTATCAAGGAATCTATTGGTTTCCTTTCAGATAAAAAAGTTCTTATTCTTGGAGTAGGAGATTTGGCACAAGCTATTCTCTATCTGCTGGTAAAAGAAAATGTAAAAAATATAACAATAACTAACAGAACTCACCATAAAGCTCTGGAAATCCAGAGTATTTTTGATGTAGATGTTATCAGCTTTGAGCATAAAAATACCGCTGCTGTAGAAAGCGATGTAATAATAAGTGCTACTTCTGCACCTCATTTAGTCCTCAAATCTGAAGAGATAGTCCCTTATCTCCATAGTAATAAAAAATACACATTCCTTGATCTTGCTGTTCCTAGAGATATAGATAATATAATAGGTACTCCTGAAAATGTATCCCTTTTCAACCTTGATGATATATGGAGTGTATATAACAAAAATTTAGAAACAAGAGATTCTCTAATGAATAGTTACAGTTATCTGATTGATAAACAAATGATAAATCTAAAAAAATGGTTTCAATATTATGAAGAAAGGACTATATAAAATGAAAAAAAAGATTGTGATTGGGAGCAGAGGAAGTATTCTGGCAATGGCTCAAAGTGAAATGGTAAAAAAAATGCTGGAAAATAATTTTCCTGAATTAGAATTTGAAATAAAAAAGATTGTTACAAGTGGAGATACTGATCTTGTGAGCAACTGGAACAACAGTGATAAATCTCTCAAAAGTTTCTTTACAAAAGAGATTGAAGTTGAGCTTCTAAATGAAACAATAGACCTTGCTGTACACTCTATGAAAGATATGCCTGTTATTTCTCCAGAAGGATTAATATGTGGAGCTGTTCCTGACAGAGAGGACTCTAGAGATGTTCTTGTATCTAAGTCTGGAAAAACTCTTATGGAACTTCCAGCAGGAGCTATAGTTGGTACAAGTTCTCTCAGAAGAACAATGAATCTTAAAAATCTTAGAAATGACCTTGAAATAAAACAATTGAGAGGTAATATTCATACAAGATTAAACAAATTAAAAAATGAAGATTATGATGCTATTCTTCTTGCTGCTGCTGGTTTAAAAAGAGTTGGATTAGAAAAAGAGATCACGGAATATCTTGATCCTGAAAAATTTCTTCCTGCTCCTGCACAAGGTGTCCTTCATATCCAATGCAGAGAAAATGATGAGGAAGTAAAAAAAATATTGAAATCTATCCATAATGAAGATATAGAAAAAGTGGTAGTAATAGAAAGAGAATTTTCTAAAATATTTGATGGAGGATGTCACACTCCTATGGGATGTCACTGTATCTTAGATGGAGATAAAATTACTCTTACAGGTATCTATTTCAAAGGAGAAACTGGATATTCTGCCTCTATCACAGAAGATGCTGCTTTAGGAATAAAAACTGCTCAAAAACTTGCAGATATCATAAAGGAGAAAATAAATGACTAACAAAGGTAAAGTTTACATAATGGGAGCTGGCCCTGGTGATCTTGAACTGCTTACTTTAAAAGGAAAGAGAGCTGTAGAGGAAGCTGACTGTATAGTTTATGACAGACTTATCAATCCAAGAATACTTAATTTTGCAAAAAAAGATGCTGAAATGATCTACCTAGGTAAAGGAAATACTGAAGGTGGGGTTATTCAAGATGAAATAAACAGAACAATTGTAGTAAAAGCTTTAGAGGGAAAAACTGTTGCAAGAGTAAAAGGAGGAGATCCTTTTGTTTTTGGAAGAGGAGGAGAGGAGATTCAATCTCTTTATGACAATAATATCCCTTTTGAAATAATCCCAGGAATAACTTCTTCTATATCAGTACCTGCATATGCAGGTATTCCTGTAACTCACAGAGGAGTAGCAAGATCATTCCATGTATTTACTGGTCACACTATGGAAGATGGAACTTGGCATAATTTTGAAGCAATAGCTAAACTTGAAGGAACTCTTGTATTTCTTATGGGAATAAAGACTCTTCCTATTATAGTAGAAGATCTTGTTTCTAATGGTAAATGTCCTGACACTCCTGTTGCAATTATAGAAAAAGGAGCTACATCAGATCAAAGAGTAACTGTTGG encodes:
- a CDS encoding LexA family transcriptional regulator; its protein translation is MEKKKEFSKYLENFMKKNGYNLEQISRETGVPVATIGHYKTGRRTPKNDFIDKFVSGFNLSSQEKKEITMAIAIDKTPKVIKDNILELKNIKPIKLMEVPLFSSVSAGLGRETIAEPIDFISIPKTAGNNIVAILVQGNSMEDTILDGSIVVVNTELMPEVGEIGVFLTKGSDHADGLVKRLKYKNGEYVLESDNKEYGDLRIENSDITAYGKVIQVINNTTKRRKDPLMSYIDKLDMNEREMIESMLKGLIEKKKETK
- a CDS encoding GNAT family N-acetyltransferase; amino-acid sequence: MIKEFDGSLKMADELLLIDSESFQDIPYTSEILCEKIKKNDHYRVFVYYEENIPVAYLGLLYVSNLHYDGMWVDLIGVRKDFQNRAIGKKLLKYAEEKARDNGLEILTGLVKSDNISSLTMFKGAEFKYDEMGFKLFMKDIEKK
- a CDS encoding phosphoglycerate kinase, coding for MAKKIVTDLDVKGKKVLMRVDFNVPMKDGKITDDNRIVAALPTIKYVLENGGKVIAFSHLGKVKTEEDLAKKSLKAVSERLAELLGQPVKFVPATRGAELEAAVAGLKDGEIMMFENTRFEDLDGKKESKNDPELGKYWASLGDVFVNDAFGTAHRAHASNVGIAANIGEGKTAAGFLMEKEIKFIGGAVDAPERPLVAILGGAKVSDKIGVIENLLVKADKVLVGGAMMFTFLKALGKNTGTSLVEEDKVELAKELLAKSNGKLILPIDAVVAKEFNNDAPHKTVSVDEIPSDEMGLDVGAGTVELFTKEINGAKTVVWNGPMGVFEMPSYAKGTIGVCEAIANLKGATTIIGGGDSAAAAISLGYADKFTHISTGGGASLEYLEGKKLPGVESISNK
- the gap gene encoding type I glyceraldehyde-3-phosphate dehydrogenase, with amino-acid sequence MAVKVAINGFGRIGRLALRLMVENPEFDVVAINDLTDAHMLAHLFKYDSAQGRFNGTIEVKENAFVVNGHTIKTFAQADPKNLPWGDLGVDVVLECTGFFTKKEKAEDHIKAGAKKVVISAPATGDLKTVVFNVNDDILDGTETVISGASCTTNCLAPMAKVLEDKYGIVEGLMTTIHAYTNDQNTLDGPHKKGDLRRARAAAANIVPNTTGAAKAIGLVIPALKGKLDGAAQRVPVITGSLTELVTVLNKQVTVEEINAAMKAATNESFGYTEEELVSSDIIGIHYGSLFDATQTRVMTVGDRQLVKTVAWYDNEMSYTSQLIRTLKKFVELSK
- a CDS encoding RluA family pseudouridine synthase → MKKFIIEPEYDGYEIGTYLKETKGYSGRGLRNLEIYLNGKRVKNNSKKVRKLNRLLIKEKEKETGIIPMEIPIKVAYEDKNVLLIDKDPYIIVHPTQKKVDKTLANGVVNYFLKTTGKIMVPRFYNRLDMNTSGLIIVAKNSFAQSFLQEKGIVNKFYKAIVKGIVEKDEFLIDRPIGKIGDDLRRREISVENGGQEAQTKIKVIKRFKDITLIEAELLTGRTHQIRAHMALEGYPLLGDELYGGEDKRAKRQMLHSYKTQFSDVETGQLKTVEIDIPDDMKKILSEE
- the hemA gene encoding glutamyl-tRNA reductase, whose protein sequence is MNLDKLVVFGISHKELSMSEREKFIHQNPEEIINSLLSQRKIDGYVNLSTCLRVEFYLQIAENFSIEELLECLSFKKGIFIKTGETAAEYLFKVSCGFYSVIKGEDQILAQIKKAHAFAMENNTSSKILNIVFNKAIELGKKFRTESKVCHNALSLEAISLKFIKESIGFLSDKKVLILGVGDLAQAILYLLVKENVKNITITNRTHHKALEIQSIFDVDVISFEHKNTAAVESDVIISATSAPHLVLKSEEIVPYLHSNKKYTFLDLAVPRDIDNIIGTPENVSLFNLDDIWSVYNKNLETRDSLMNSYSYLIDKQMINLKKWFQYYEERTI
- the hemC gene encoding hydroxymethylbilane synthase, with the protein product MKKKIVIGSRGSILAMAQSEMVKKMLENNFPELEFEIKKIVTSGDTDLVSNWNNSDKSLKSFFTKEIEVELLNETIDLAVHSMKDMPVISPEGLICGAVPDREDSRDVLVSKSGKTLMELPAGAIVGTSSLRRTMNLKNLRNDLEIKQLRGNIHTRLNKLKNEDYDAILLAAAGLKRVGLEKEITEYLDPEKFLPAPAQGVLHIQCRENDEEVKKILKSIHNEDIEKVVVIEREFSKIFDGGCHTPMGCHCILDGDKITLTGIYFKGETGYSASITEDAALGIKTAQKLADIIKEKIND